From the Montipora capricornis isolate CH-2021 chromosome 2, ASM3666992v2, whole genome shotgun sequence genome, one window contains:
- the LOC138025569 gene encoding choline transporter-like protein 4 produces MASRANGNKVEEEPKVESSQLLEKGGKRKHDPNFKGPIANRSCTDIPCCILFVAYIVGMIVVGIIAFKEGDPDRLLSPTDSNGNICGKGDKADKKFLLFFDISTCVTKGGDLAQYVSTPSCPTPQVCVSGCPWESELGFSRKANDMVCKEGVEVTENNKVDLVRNGKCAPYYLASSAVLYRCIPTLVGDLLTRNGTILKHRDGQNVTKGEVEGGISVVQFLLNAQNFGQSVFEDIQAVWYWLLIGMILTVVLAFIYIVITRWVTGLFVWLSILLVFALIIYGMYYCFSKYKFLQDSVTSQDFELKFTFNLDVYTNSKETWLGLGIILTILLVILFLIVLVLRKRIQIAIQMIKEASKAVGEIKTSLFFPLIPWLLQFALFAWFLAVAVFLVTNGVPEYKVIDVPEKGDPYNLTNGSDCDPKTFESTYSNTSASCVLAGLKENVHLLRMQIFHFFGWLWIMNFIIALGQCVLAGAFASWYFAYHKPQDVPALPILSSFSRTLRYHTGSLAFGAAIIAIVQFIRAVLEYIDKKLKEHGQDNNVIKFIMCCCKCCFWCLEKILKFLNKNAYIMIAIHGKNFCSSAKQAFKLLFENVLRVAAVNGVTSFLLFMGKLVVVGIVAIASFYWFDKVNSDDPTTLRFSVVPTILMVIFAYAVTVLFFDVYDMAIDTIFLCFLEDLEMNDGSAEKPYFMSKSLQELLHVQNRSHPDGTEQTAAGK; encoded by the exons ATGGCGTCTCGAGCGAATGGCAATAAAGTGGAAGAAGAACCCAAAG TTGAAAGTTCACAACTTCTGGAAAAAG GGGGAAAAAGGAAGCATGATCCAAATTTTAAAGGACCTATTGCCAACAG GTCATGTACGGACATTCCTTGCTGCATTCTGTTTGTAGCTTACATTGTTGGTATGATTGTAGTTGGGATTATTG CATTTAAAGAAGGAGACCCAGACAGACTGCTTTCGCCAACAGATTCTAATG GGAATATCTGTGGAAAAGGAGACAAGGC GGACAAGAAATTCCTCCTGTTTTTTGATATCAGCACTTGTGTCACAAAAGGTGGAGACTTAGCACAGTATGTGAGCACTCCATCATGTCCCACACCACAG GTGTGTGTCTCTGGCTGTCCATGGGAAAGTGAGCTGGGATTTAGTCGAAAAGCGAATGACATGGTGTGCAAGGAGGGAGTTGAAGTTACTGAG AACAACAAAGTTGATTTAGTGAGAAATGGAAAATGCGCACCATACTACTTGGCTTCCTCAGCTG TGCTCTATCGATGCATACCTACTTTGGTGGGTGATTTGTTGACTCGAAATGGCACTATCCTGAAACATCGTGATGGACAGAATGTAACTAAAGGAGAAGTTGAAGGAGGAATAAG TGTTGTGCAGTTTCTTCTGAATGCTCAAAATTTTGGACAGTC GGTTTTTGAAGACATACAGGCTGTGTGGTATTGGCTGTTAAT AGGAATGATACTTACTGTGGTGTTGGCCTTCATCTATATTGTCATCACAcg GTGGGTTACTGGATTGTTTGTGTGGCTCAGCATTCTTCTCGTGTTTGCATTAATTATTTATG GCATGTATTATTGCTTCAGCAAGTACAAGTTCTTACAAGACTCTGTCACCAGCCAAGATTTTGAACTAAAGTTTACTTTTAACCTTGATGTATACACAAACTCGAAGGAAACCTGGCTTGGTCTGG GTATTATATTGACTATCCTCTTGGTTATTCTCTTTCTGATTGTCCTGGTTTTGCGTAAAAGAATTCAAATAGCAATACAAATGATAAAGGAAGCCAGCAA GGCAGTTGGTGAAATCAAGACGTCCCTATTCTTTCCACTCATTCCTTGGCTACTGCAGTTTGCTCTATTTGCTTGGTTCTTAGCTGTTGCTGT CTTTCTCGTAACTAATGGTGTCCCAGAGTATAAAGTCATAGATGTCCCAGAGAAAGGTGACCCCTACAACCTGACAAATGGATCAGACTGTGACCCAAAG acaTTCGAATCAACTTATTCAAATACTTCTGCAAGCTGTGTATTGGCAGGATTGAAAGAGAATGT GCACTTGCTccgtatgcaaatttttcatttctttggtTGGTTATGGATTATGAACTTTATCATCGCCCTGGGTCAGTGTGTTCTGGCTGGTGCCTTTGCGTCATGGTATTTTGCCTACCACAAACCCCAA gatGTCCCAGCGTTACCAATCCTCTCTTCCTTCTCGCGCACTTTACG ttaccaCACCGGTTCTTTGGCCTTTGGAGCAGCCATCATCGCCATTGTCCAGTTTATAAGAGCTGTTCTGGAGTACATCGACAAGAAACTTAAAG AACATGGACAGGATAACAATGTGATCAAGTTTATCATGTG CTGTTGCAAGTGCTGTTTCTGGTGCTTGGAGAAAATTCTTAAATTTCTCAACAAGAATGCTTACATTATG ATTGCCATTCACGGGAAGAATTTTTGCAGCTCTGCGAAGCAAGCATTTAAGCTGCTTTTCGAAAATGTGCTGAG AGTTGCGGCTGTCAACGGTGTGACCTCATTCTTGTTGTTCATGGGCAAATTAGTAGTGGTTGGAATTGTAG CGATCGCGAGTTTTTACTGGTTTGACAAAGTGAACAGTGATGACCCAACCACTCTGCGATTTAGCGTCGTTCCAACTATC CTCATGGTGATCTTTGCTTACGCGGTTACAGTCCTTTTCTTCGATGTGTACGACATGGCTATAGACACAATATTCCTGTGCTTCT TGGAGGACCTAGAAATGAATGATGGCAGCGCCGAGAAGCCGTACTTCATGAGTAAATCGCTTCAGGAACTACTTCATGTTCAGAACCGTTCGCATCCCGATGGAACAGAACAGACAGCAGCGGGAAAGTAG